From Halobacteriovoraceae bacterium, one genomic window encodes:
- the miaB gene encoding tRNA (N6-isopentenyl adenosine(37)-C2)-methylthiotransferase MiaB, which translates to MENLQNNGDVKEIAGMQLPPRKVFLKTFGCQMNYHDSERIISHLSELNYSPTEDKDQADLILFNTCAIRDLANSKFYSHLGEIKHNKKNKRDLIVGVGGCVAQTEGKELVKKYEHLDFAFGTDVIDQINDMVFRTLGGESKFNVNSWDRSSNYSIETKVAHGTPQAFVNIIKGCDKFCSYCIVPFTRGREKSRKLNEVVTDIKKLVEYQGIQEVTLLGQNVNSYGKENNESLAQLIYELDKIDGLEILRYTTSHPYDVSDELIDAHGSSKKLSKHLHLPVQSGSNTVLQRMLREYTKEHYLTLLDKLRKAKSDIVISSDIIVGFPNETDQEYQETLDLLEKAQFDFIYSYVFSPRAKTKAARMEDFLSKEIKGERLRNLQKFQLSIQEKIRSQMLDKTYTVLVDGKSKMRGQEKWKGRTDCNRIIHFENNTDDNLLWNWVDLKVTSSTALSAQGEILNIHGRRLPQGYKRFR; encoded by the coding sequence ATGGAAAATCTACAAAACAATGGCGATGTCAAAGAAATCGCTGGAATGCAATTGCCCCCAAGAAAAGTTTTTCTCAAAACATTTGGCTGCCAAATGAATTACCACGATTCTGAAAGAATAATTTCTCATTTATCCGAACTTAATTATTCTCCTACTGAAGATAAAGACCAGGCCGACCTCATATTGTTTAACACTTGTGCAATTAGAGATCTTGCTAACTCAAAATTTTACTCTCATCTTGGCGAAATCAAACACAATAAAAAAAATAAAAGAGATCTCATTGTTGGAGTAGGTGGATGTGTCGCTCAAACTGAAGGAAAAGAGTTAGTAAAAAAATATGAACACCTAGATTTTGCCTTTGGTACCGACGTGATTGATCAGATAAATGACATGGTTTTCAGAACATTGGGCGGAGAATCTAAGTTTAACGTAAATTCATGGGACAGAAGCTCAAACTATTCCATAGAAACTAAAGTTGCTCACGGAACCCCTCAAGCATTTGTAAACATCATTAAAGGATGTGACAAATTTTGTTCCTATTGTATCGTCCCGTTCACCCGTGGCCGAGAAAAATCTCGAAAACTAAATGAAGTCGTTACTGACATTAAAAAGCTTGTAGAATATCAAGGCATACAGGAAGTAACATTATTAGGGCAAAATGTGAATTCATATGGAAAAGAAAACAATGAGTCCCTCGCTCAATTAATCTATGAACTAGATAAGATAGACGGACTTGAAATCCTCAGATATACAACAAGTCATCCCTACGACGTTTCAGATGAATTAATTGATGCTCATGGAAGCTCAAAAAAACTTTCTAAACATCTCCATCTCCCTGTCCAGTCTGGCTCCAATACTGTTTTGCAAAGAATGCTTAGGGAATATACAAAAGAACACTACCTCACATTACTTGACAAACTAAGAAAGGCCAAGAGTGATATAGTGATATCATCAGACATTATTGTAGGTTTCCCAAATGAAACAGATCAAGAATATCAAGAAACACTAGATCTTCTTGAAAAAGCTCAATTTGATTTTATCTATTCTTATGTTTTTTCTCCTCGAGCTAAAACAAAAGCTGCTAGAATGGAAGATTTTTTAAGCAAAGAAATAAAAGGTGAAAGACTCAGAAATCTCCAAAAATTTCAATTATCAATCCAAGAAAAAATTCGCTCACAAATGCTCGACAAAACTTATACGGTCCTTGTTGATGGAAAAAGTAAAATGAGAGGACAAGAAAAATGGAAAGGAAGAACAGATTGCAACCGTATCATACATTTTGAAAATAATACCGACGATAACCTCTTGTGGAATTGGGTAGATCTTAAAGTCACAAGTTCAACGGCCCTTTCTGCTCAAGGTGAGATATTAAATATTCATGGACGTAGACTGCCTCAAGGATATAAGCGTTTTAGATAA
- a CDS encoding AAA family ATPase, protein MKSLKFEIIINQAIKKANKLRHEFLSLEAILYSLLQDEMVTGILEELGASVEDISHDLDKFLRDESNFSILSAHEVEELGKNQFLDERLRQLANESGVFYQPEISMSLQRVIQRAALHVQSAGKEHIMGINILVAMFGEEDSYALYILKRQGIERLDIINQIAHGIDKPLTDEESSVVRSISHENNDNQSSLDKFAVNLNKLAKDQKIDPLIGREDEINRIVQVLCRRRKNNPLLVGDAGVGKTAIAEGLAYCIEFGKVPEILNDTTIFSLDMGLLIAGAKFRGDFEQRLKGVINELQKLNDIGKKSILFIDELHTVMGAGQAGSGSLDASNLLKPALSSGRLRCIGSTTHEEYRKFIEKDSAFGRRFQKIDIDEPTVDEAIEILKGLKSRFEDHHQVSFPLATLKSAVSLSYKYLTDRKLPDKAIDVIDEAGAANMLLPRSKRKTKITVKDIEKTISLIAKIPQANLSQDEKSKLQDLERNLKLLIFGQDKAIEKVVDGVLLSRSGLSQGDGPMSTFLFVGPTGVGKTELSKQLAFLLGINFERFDMSEYMEKHSVAKLIGAPPGYVGHEEGGKLTDVIKKNPHTVLLLDEIEKAHPDIYNILLQVFDHGKLTDSQGRSTDFRNTIIIMTSNVGARDMEGGQIGLSSSSSTIKFKGQKALKETFSPEFRNRLSSIIEFNELNHTQVIDIVKKFIYQTQLTLLEKKVELFITDKAVEWLAKIGFDPKMGARPLRRVVEKEINLVISRKMIIKDDMKPGKIEIDEENGELIFKYSWHE, encoded by the coding sequence ATGAAAAGTTTAAAGTTCGAAATAATTATAAATCAAGCTATTAAAAAGGCCAATAAATTACGACACGAATTTCTCTCCTTGGAGGCCATTCTTTATTCATTACTGCAAGATGAGATGGTCACAGGAATTCTCGAAGAACTGGGGGCAAGTGTAGAAGATATTTCTCATGATTTGGATAAGTTTCTACGCGACGAAAGTAATTTTAGTATACTAAGTGCACATGAAGTTGAAGAACTTGGAAAAAACCAATTTTTGGATGAAAGATTAAGACAACTAGCAAATGAAAGCGGAGTTTTTTATCAACCTGAAATTTCCATGTCTCTCCAGAGAGTCATCCAAAGAGCGGCACTTCATGTTCAATCAGCTGGAAAAGAACATATTATGGGGATAAATATCCTTGTGGCAATGTTTGGAGAGGAAGATTCCTATGCTCTTTACATACTTAAACGACAGGGGATAGAAAGACTAGATATAATCAATCAAATAGCTCACGGAATTGATAAACCTCTTACTGATGAGGAATCATCTGTCGTGAGATCAATTTCTCATGAAAATAATGATAATCAGAGTAGTTTGGATAAGTTTGCAGTAAATCTTAATAAGCTTGCTAAAGATCAAAAAATAGATCCTTTAATAGGTAGGGAAGATGAAATCAATCGGATTGTACAAGTTTTGTGTAGAAGAAGAAAAAACAATCCTTTACTTGTGGGAGACGCTGGAGTAGGAAAGACGGCCATTGCTGAAGGACTTGCCTATTGTATTGAATTTGGAAAAGTCCCTGAAATTTTAAATGACACCACAATATTTTCGTTAGATATGGGCCTATTAATTGCTGGAGCAAAGTTTCGGGGAGACTTTGAACAAAGATTAAAGGGCGTTATAAATGAACTTCAAAAACTAAATGATATTGGGAAGAAAAGTATTTTGTTCATAGATGAATTGCACACCGTAATGGGGGCAGGACAGGCCGGAAGTGGCTCTTTAGATGCGTCCAATCTTCTAAAACCTGCTTTAAGTTCAGGTAGACTCAGATGTATAGGTTCAACCACGCATGAAGAATACAGAAAATTCATTGAGAAGGATTCTGCTTTTGGCAGAAGGTTTCAAAAGATTGACATAGATGAGCCAACAGTTGATGAGGCCATTGAAATATTAAAGGGTTTAAAATCAAGATTCGAAGATCATCACCAAGTTAGCTTTCCTCTTGCGACTTTGAAAAGTGCTGTTAGTCTTTCTTATAAATATCTCACTGATAGAAAACTTCCAGATAAAGCGATAGATGTCATAGATGAAGCTGGTGCAGCAAATATGCTATTACCAAGAAGTAAAAGAAAAACCAAAATTACTGTAAAGGATATTGAAAAAACGATTTCATTGATTGCCAAAATTCCTCAAGCAAATCTTTCTCAAGATGAGAAATCTAAACTTCAAGACTTGGAGAGGAATTTAAAATTACTTATTTTTGGGCAGGATAAGGCCATCGAGAAAGTTGTAGATGGAGTTTTATTATCACGCTCTGGTCTATCTCAAGGTGATGGTCCAATGTCTACATTTTTATTTGTAGGGCCAACTGGAGTAGGTAAGACTGAACTATCAAAACAACTGGCATTCCTATTAGGAATAAACTTTGAACGATTTGATATGTCCGAATACATGGAAAAGCACTCTGTTGCAAAATTAATTGGCGCTCCTCCAGGTTATGTTGGACATGAGGAGGGGGGAAAGTTAACAGATGTCATCAAAAAGAATCCTCATACTGTTCTTCTTTTAGATGAAATCGAAAAGGCCCATCCTGATATTTATAATATTCTTTTGCAGGTATTTGATCATGGAAAATTAACAGACTCTCAAGGTAGAAGTACAGATTTTAGAAATACCATTATAATTATGACATCAAATGTTGGCGCAAGAGATATGGAAGGAGGACAAATAGGTCTGAGTAGCTCTTCTTCAACAATAAAATTTAAGGGACAGAAAGCTTTAAAAGAAACATTTTCTCCAGAATTTAGAAATCGTCTCTCATCCATCATTGAATTTAATGAATTGAACCATACTCAAGTGATTGATATTGTTAAAAAATTTATCTATCAAACTCAACTCACCTTATTGGAAAAAAAGGTTGAACTATTCATCACTGATAAGGCCGTTGAGTGGCTAGCTAAAATAGGATTTGATCCCAAAATGGGTGCTAGGCCCTTAAGAAGAGTTGTCGAAAAGGAAATTAATCTCGTCATATCTCGAAAAATGATCATCAAAGATGATATGAAACCAGGAAAAATTGAGATCGATGAAGAAAATGGAGAGCTCATTTTTAAATACAGCTGGCATGAATGA
- the clpS gene encoding ATP-dependent Clp protease adapter ClpS — protein MAIVESILNPSLNNDTESDESGSVSVLDKVKVIPPRKYKVLLHNDDYTTMDFVIHILQKFFGKNIEQANEIMIKVHNEGVATCGIYTREIAESKSIKVNQYSKTNGHPLKCSIEPEDI, from the coding sequence ATGGCCATAGTCGAATCTATTTTAAACCCATCTCTCAATAACGACACCGAAAGTGATGAATCAGGAAGTGTATCTGTTTTAGATAAAGTCAAAGTCATTCCCCCTCGAAAATATAAAGTACTTCTTCATAACGATGATTATACTACGATGGATTTTGTTATTCACATTTTGCAGAAATTTTTTGGGAAAAACATTGAACAGGCCAATGAAATTATGATTAAAGTTCATAATGAAGGAGTTGCTACTTGTGGAATTTACACGAGGGAGATAGCTGAAAGTAAGTCTATAAAAGTAAATCAATATTCTAAAACAAATGGTCATCCATTAAAATGCAGCATCGAGCCAGAGGACATATGA
- a CDS encoding TerB family tellurite resistance protein: MSILDIFRIKNTEDQQKLHRIYHKINELYPNHSDEEKALVSSLAGLLARVAFTDLNIDEEEKEVMAKSLSKWTSFNSHEVTAIIELASSEIKNLAGLENHIYCQYLRDKLTNEQKYNVLKALFQVAAADGTADNLESEEIRNISKGLLLEHKHFISARATVKESLGVFK, encoded by the coding sequence ATGAGCATACTTGATATATTTAGAATAAAAAATACTGAAGATCAACAGAAGTTGCACAGAATTTATCACAAAATCAACGAGTTATACCCAAATCACAGCGATGAAGAAAAGGCCCTTGTTTCCAGCCTGGCCGGACTTCTGGCCAGGGTGGCCTTTACAGATCTAAATATTGATGAGGAAGAAAAAGAAGTGATGGCCAAATCACTTTCTAAATGGACTAGTTTTAATTCACATGAAGTTACGGCCATCATTGAACTAGCTTCAAGCGAGATAAAGAATTTGGCCGGTTTAGAAAATCATATCTATTGCCAATATTTACGCGATAAACTCACTAATGAGCAAAAATATAATGTTTTGAAAGCGTTGTTTCAAGTTGCGGCAGCAGATGGAACCGCCGATAATTTAGAAAGTGAAGAAATCAGAAATATTTCTAAGGGATTATTGCTTGAGCACAAACATTTTATCAGTGCCAGGGCAACTGTTAAAGAATCTCTTGGAGTATTTAAATAG
- the raiA gene encoding ribosome-associated translation inhibitor RaiA: MKLTISFKNIDHTDSLDSRIKEKSKKLTKYFEGNTNVKWICSAKEGVHISELNLTGPHIEYHAKAQSDNLYKTLDMAISKIEKQIIRKKEKMKNKMHRKKNELYVLDAELAWSDYIENPDEVA; encoded by the coding sequence ATGAAACTAACTATTTCTTTTAAGAACATTGATCACACAGATTCTCTTGATAGCAGAATCAAAGAAAAATCTAAAAAACTTACAAAGTATTTTGAGGGCAACACCAATGTAAAGTGGATATGCTCTGCTAAGGAAGGAGTTCATATTTCAGAACTAAACCTTACCGGTCCACACATTGAATATCATGCGAAGGCCCAATCTGATAATCTCTATAAAACTCTTGATATGGCCATTTCAAAAATTGAAAAACAAATTATTCGCAAAAAAGAAAAAATGAAAAATAAAATGCATAGAAAGAAGAATGAATTATACGTTCTCGACGCAGAATTGGCCTGGTCTGATTATATTGAGAATCCTGATGAAGTTGCTTAG
- the rpoN gene encoding RNA polymerase factor sigma-54 has protein sequence MAVKLSQSLKQTQNLMMTPQLQQAIKLLTLTHLEMTNVIAEEMMENPLLEEKENSSETDVDYKVEKLEMQNQEATSENFNESTVVEKDDFDWSSYIETYNSSSSSAPKDLSIPNGDEAPNYENMISKGMSLADHLEWQLRMENLTESEWEVAELIINNIRDDGYLDIDFEEILQQTGHDREDALEILKMIQCLDPVGCAARDLKECLLVQAKLLEQRSPLLEKIIEFHLDELSSKDHKPLASKLGVSLEAIESALFILQSLTPKPGRLVASEETHYIVPDIFVVQVGGEFVVKINDEGVPSLKVSKLYQEMLLKSEENGDQKTKEFVQDKLRSALWLIKSIQNRQNTIYKVAKSIVIQQQEFFKKGPSFLKPMILRDVANEIGMHESTVSRVTTNKYMHTPIGLFELKYFFNSGIGGKNGGVDISGEVLKIKLKALVDNENPKKPLSDQKIVQLLKQEEIIVARRTVTKYREILGIESSSKRKIK, from the coding sequence ATGGCGGTTAAATTATCACAGAGTTTAAAGCAAACGCAAAACTTGATGATGACTCCCCAGTTGCAGCAAGCGATTAAGCTGCTGACCCTTACTCATTTAGAGATGACTAACGTTATAGCAGAGGAGATGATGGAAAATCCTCTTCTTGAAGAAAAAGAAAACTCGAGTGAGACAGACGTTGATTATAAAGTCGAAAAATTAGAAATGCAAAATCAGGAGGCAACTTCTGAAAATTTCAATGAAAGTACTGTTGTTGAAAAAGATGATTTTGATTGGTCCAGTTACATAGAGACTTATAATAGTTCATCGAGCTCAGCTCCCAAAGATCTTTCTATTCCTAATGGTGATGAAGCTCCAAATTATGAAAATATGATTTCGAAAGGGATGTCTCTAGCAGATCATTTAGAGTGGCAACTTAGAATGGAAAACCTCACTGAAAGTGAGTGGGAGGTTGCAGAACTTATAATTAACAATATCCGAGATGACGGGTATTTGGATATCGATTTCGAGGAAATTTTACAACAGACAGGACATGATAGGGAAGATGCTCTAGAAATATTGAAAATGATTCAGTGTTTAGACCCTGTTGGATGCGCAGCTAGAGACCTAAAAGAATGTTTACTGGTTCAAGCAAAGCTTTTAGAACAAAGATCGCCACTTCTAGAAAAAATTATAGAATTCCATTTAGATGAACTTAGTTCAAAGGATCACAAACCACTTGCATCTAAACTTGGGGTTTCTCTAGAGGCCATTGAAAGTGCTCTTTTTATTTTACAATCTTTAACTCCAAAACCAGGCCGTTTAGTGGCCAGTGAAGAAACTCACTATATAGTTCCCGATATATTTGTGGTTCAAGTCGGTGGAGAATTTGTTGTCAAAATAAATGATGAAGGAGTGCCTTCTTTAAAAGTATCAAAGTTATATCAAGAAATGCTCCTCAAATCAGAAGAAAATGGAGACCAAAAGACAAAAGAATTTGTTCAAGATAAACTTCGCTCAGCACTTTGGCTTATCAAATCAATTCAAAATCGACAAAACACTATATATAAAGTCGCAAAATCTATTGTGATTCAACAACAAGAATTTTTCAAGAAAGGCCCTAGCTTTCTCAAACCCATGATTCTTAGAGATGTTGCTAATGAAATAGGCATGCATGAATCTACAGTTTCAAGAGTGACAACGAATAAATATATGCATACGCCAATTGGGCTTTTTGAATTAAAATACTTTTTTAACTCAGGTATCGGTGGAAAAAATGGCGGAGTTGATATCTCGGGAGAAGTTCTCAAAATCAAACTTAAAGCTCTTGTTGATAACGAAAATCCGAAAAAACCACTGTCTGACCAAAAAATAGTGCAATTATTGAAGCAAGAAGAGATTATCGTGGCCAGACGTACTGTGACTAAGTACCGAGAAATACTTGGAATTGAATCATCATCAAAAAGAAAAATAAAATAA
- the lptB gene encoding LPS export ABC transporter ATP-binding protein, translated as MRSYLEVLNIKKVYDGRTVVNGVSFELNQNEVVGILGPNGAGKTTSFYMVVGLIKSDTGSIQLNGTEISNYPIHKRAHMGLGYLPQEASIFRDLTVEENIFCVLENRKIPYSRKKALLEELIGDFKLQKIRKSIGSALSGGERRRVEIARTLALEPQFILLDEPFAGVDPLAVGDIQNLIFSLKSRSIGVLITDHNVRETLGVIDRAYIMNNGEMLVSGTSEEIINDERARKFYLGEEFKM; from the coding sequence ATGAGATCGTACCTAGAAGTGTTAAATATTAAAAAAGTTTATGATGGAAGAACAGTTGTGAATGGAGTGAGTTTTGAGCTTAATCAAAATGAAGTGGTAGGAATTTTAGGTCCAAATGGTGCAGGAAAAACAACTTCATTTTATATGGTTGTTGGTCTTATAAAGTCAGATACAGGATCGATTCAATTAAATGGAACTGAAATTTCTAATTATCCTATTCATAAAAGGGCCCACATGGGACTTGGATATTTACCTCAAGAAGCTTCAATCTTTAGAGATTTAACTGTTGAAGAAAATATATTTTGTGTTTTAGAAAATAGGAAAATTCCATATTCTCGTAAGAAAGCTCTGCTTGAAGAACTCATTGGAGATTTTAAATTGCAAAAAATTCGAAAATCAATTGGTTCAGCACTATCAGGTGGAGAAAGAAGAAGGGTTGAAATAGCAAGAACTCTTGCATTGGAGCCACAATTTATTTTATTAGATGAACCTTTTGCAGGTGTTGACCCTTTAGCTGTAGGTGATATTCAAAATTTAATATTTTCATTAAAATCAAGAAGCATTGGAGTTCTAATCACGGATCATAATGTAAGAGAAACTCTTGGCGTTATTGATCGGGCCTATATAATGAATAATGGAGAAATGCTTGTGAGTGGTACATCTGAAGAAATAATAAATGATGAAAGAGCAAGGAAGTTCTATCTCGGAGAAGAATTTAAAATGTAG
- the mutS gene encoding DNA mismatch repair protein MutS, translated as MLKDQKDLGIEDIVALGVKLTPMMEQYYQIKKNYSDTLVLFRMGDFYEVFFNDAKETARRLNITLTHRGKLGEYPIPMAGIPHHAASTYIDRLTGQGLKVAICEQVEDPKETKGIVKRAVTQIVSPGLPYDLEKTSANENSYMLCAYQIQNAFYLIAMDYTTGAFYGHILHSESKLIEKIQYYSPKEFITYLGQWDNLELVNNFLSFEKTLHTNLSEEYFDPNFTSIFIEKFIPSYKRDQIIKMNRPLLNVIGALAYYVCSTQDSEMIYHIRPFKLINDEGLLKVSIPTLKGLEILPRDKDRYRDSLLGLLDKTKTALGARYLRTFILTPSLDINEIIQRQEIIKFFIDNHEILQNVREDLFHIRDIERILAKVSNGKATSDDLHNISKTIMAYQTIVQTLGKSRPNNLGTLSDVLNESLTFISKSVISILNDELGASLEKGNLIKDGHSKKRDKLAKLALNATDEILQLEELYREKTGIPKLKIKHNNVAGYFVEVSKSSSEKLPKSFERRQTLVNTERFSTKELIDFEKEVVNAKDKLEKLEREIFKGLINIVKDHSKQLQELASEISNVDVYQSLAWVAHQEDFVCPQIDSKKKIFKCSGAWHPLIKANIKDQFVSHDIILDDINYFGLITGPNMAGKTTVMREVAIIQLLAQIGSFVPAESAVLSPADYIFSRLGASDDILRGQSTFMVEMSETAEIIRHATEKSLVILDEVGRGTSTYDGLSIAWSLVEYFVKNIKSRTLFATHYHELIELAEELNGAKNLTVEIVNNNGRVEFLYRLIEKAAEQSYGIYVAELAGLPREIINRSQSLLKDLETQHHHDQNKESKSLPDYQTGTQLCFFQEPVEVQIPKHLEVLESELEKIDVLRITPIDALIKLQKLKEKVNHLI; from the coding sequence GTGTTGAAGGATCAAAAAGACCTGGGAATTGAAGATATTGTTGCACTAGGAGTTAAACTTACTCCAATGATGGAACAGTATTACCAGATCAAAAAAAATTACTCTGACACTCTCGTACTATTTCGGATGGGTGACTTCTATGAAGTCTTTTTTAATGATGCAAAAGAAACAGCTCGTAGACTCAATATCACATTAACTCATAGAGGGAAACTTGGGGAATACCCTATACCAATGGCCGGAATTCCTCATCATGCGGCCTCAACATATATCGATAGATTAACCGGACAAGGCCTGAAAGTGGCCATCTGTGAACAAGTAGAAGACCCTAAAGAAACAAAGGGTATTGTAAAACGGGCCGTCACTCAAATTGTAAGTCCTGGCCTCCCTTATGATTTAGAAAAGACATCGGCAAATGAAAATAGCTATATGCTCTGTGCATATCAAATCCAAAATGCTTTTTACCTTATTGCAATGGACTATACAACCGGTGCCTTTTACGGACATATTCTTCACAGTGAGTCAAAATTGATTGAAAAAATTCAATATTACTCTCCAAAAGAATTTATAACTTACTTGGGACAGTGGGATAATTTAGAGCTGGTAAATAATTTTCTATCCTTTGAAAAAACTTTGCATACTAATCTTAGTGAAGAGTACTTTGATCCAAATTTTACAAGCATATTTATTGAAAAGTTTATTCCCAGTTATAAACGAGATCAAATAATAAAGATGAATCGTCCTTTATTAAATGTAATCGGCGCATTAGCGTATTATGTTTGCTCTACTCAAGATTCAGAAATGATTTATCATATACGCCCTTTCAAATTAATAAACGATGAGGGTTTGCTTAAAGTATCTATCCCAACCTTAAAAGGTCTCGAAATTTTACCCCGCGACAAGGATAGATATAGAGATTCACTTCTTGGGCTTTTGGATAAAACCAAAACAGCACTTGGAGCAAGATATCTTAGAACTTTTATTCTTACTCCCAGCTTAGATATTAATGAAATTATCCAGAGACAAGAGATCATCAAATTTTTCATTGATAATCACGAAATTCTACAAAACGTCCGAGAGGATCTTTTTCATATTAGAGATATTGAGAGAATTCTTGCAAAAGTCTCCAATGGGAAGGCCACAAGTGATGATTTACATAATATTTCCAAAACAATTATGGCCTATCAGACGATTGTTCAAACACTTGGAAAATCTAGGCCAAATAATCTTGGAACACTTAGTGACGTTTTAAATGAATCTCTTACATTTATTTCAAAATCAGTAATCAGCATTTTAAATGATGAATTAGGGGCCTCTTTAGAGAAGGGAAATTTAATAAAGGATGGACATAGTAAAAAGCGAGACAAGTTAGCAAAACTTGCACTAAATGCTACAGATGAAATTCTTCAACTTGAGGAATTGTATAGAGAAAAAACTGGTATTCCTAAACTAAAAATAAAACACAATAATGTTGCAGGTTATTTTGTAGAAGTTTCAAAGTCATCAAGTGAAAAACTTCCAAAATCTTTTGAAAGAAGACAGACCCTTGTTAACACAGAAAGATTTTCAACAAAAGAGTTAATCGACTTCGAAAAAGAAGTGGTAAACGCAAAGGATAAGCTTGAAAAACTAGAACGTGAAATTTTCAAAGGACTTATCAATATTGTGAAAGATCATAGCAAGCAATTGCAAGAACTCGCTAGTGAAATCTCTAATGTAGATGTCTATCAGTCTCTGGCCTGGGTTGCTCATCAAGAAGATTTTGTATGTCCCCAAATAGACTCAAAAAAGAAAATTTTCAAATGCTCCGGGGCCTGGCATCCATTAATTAAGGCCAACATAAAAGATCAATTTGTTTCACATGATATCATACTTGATGACATAAACTATTTTGGTCTAATCACTGGGCCAAATATGGCCGGCAAAACTACTGTTATGAGAGAAGTGGCCATTATCCAGCTACTGGCGCAGATTGGAAGTTTCGTGCCTGCAGAAAGTGCTGTTTTGTCTCCTGCAGACTATATTTTCAGTCGACTTGGAGCAAGTGATGATATTCTAAGAGGTCAATCAACCTTTATGGTTGAGATGTCTGAGACCGCTGAAATCATTCGCCACGCCACTGAAAAATCTCTAGTTATTTTAGATGAAGTTGGTAGAGGAACTTCAACCTATGATGGGCTTTCGATCGCTTGGTCGTTGGTAGAATACTTTGTAAAAAATATCAAATCACGCACTCTTTTTGCGACTCACTACCATGAGCTTATTGAATTAGCAGAAGAACTCAATGGCGCAAAAAACTTAACAGTGGAAATCGTAAATAATAATGGACGGGTGGAATTTCTTTATAGGTTAATTGAAAAAGCTGCTGAACAGAGTTACGGAATTTATGTCGCAGAGTTGGCCGGACTTCCTCGTGAAATTATTAATCGCTCTCAATCACTGCTTAAAGACCTTGAGACACAACATCATCATGATCAAAATAAAGAAAGTAAAAGTTTGCCTGATTACCAAACAGGAACCCAATTGTGTTTTTTTCAAGAACCTGTTGAAGTTCAGATTCCAAAACATCTTGAAGTTTTAGAATCAGAGCTTGAAAAAATTGATGTTCTTAGAATCACTCCAATAGATGCATTAATTAAACTTCAAAAACTTAAAGAAAAAGTAAATCATCTCATATAG